The following coding sequences lie in one Mesorhizobium sp. NZP2298 genomic window:
- a CDS encoding type I secretion system permease/ATPase translates to MSLGGNSPDLRGAMLGAAPALVGVGVFSAVINILALTGSVYMLQVYDRVLPSQSIPTLVGFTIGMLGLYAVYGLLDFVRLRLLVRIGNRLHKTLQQRVFGLSLSLPLIGGQDASRVQPLRDLDQLRGFLSGLGPTVVFDAPWIPFYLLVIFLLHPSLGLLATGGAIVVVLLTVVAEILGRGPAARASETLVSQRNLADSGRRNAEVVRAMGLSGRLARRWGEVNHAYLAHQERLSDIVGATGSTSRALRMALQSCVLGLGAYLVIGGEASPGVIIASSILLGRSLAPVDAAMANWRGFVAFRQSYSQLARALTAFGSHDELMELPAPQAMLAVEELTIAPPGQQRPTVANVSFRLQGGAGMAIVGPSGSGKTTLVRALVGVWQPLRGTVRLDEASLDQWGHEQLGAHIGYLPQDVELFDGTVADNISRFGGKGDAKGVLAAARAAGVDKMIMRLPNGFQTRVGEGGAALSAGQRQLVGLARALYGEPFLVVLDEPNSNLDVDGDAALAGAILAVRQRGGIVIVVAHRPSALTNIDKVLVMSNGTLHSFGSREEVLANVIRPFPSPAERPASVVPMQKGVSGHA, encoded by the coding sequence ATGAGCCTTGGTGGAAACTCGCCCGATCTGCGTGGCGCTATGCTTGGCGCCGCGCCCGCACTGGTAGGCGTTGGCGTGTTCTCGGCGGTCATAAACATTCTTGCGCTGACCGGCTCCGTCTACATGCTGCAAGTCTACGACCGCGTTCTGCCTTCGCAGAGCATTCCGACGCTGGTCGGATTTACGATCGGGATGCTGGGCCTTTACGCGGTCTACGGCCTGCTGGATTTCGTGCGGCTTCGCCTCCTGGTGCGAATCGGCAATCGCCTCCATAAGACTCTGCAGCAGAGGGTCTTCGGCCTCTCATTGTCCTTGCCGCTCATCGGCGGGCAGGACGCGAGCCGGGTACAGCCGCTTCGTGACCTGGATCAGTTGCGCGGTTTCCTTTCCGGATTGGGGCCGACTGTCGTCTTCGACGCACCATGGATACCGTTTTATCTGCTGGTCATCTTTCTTTTGCATCCTTCGCTCGGTCTGCTGGCGACGGGCGGCGCGATTGTTGTCGTGCTGCTCACGGTTGTCGCGGAAATCCTTGGCCGCGGCCCAGCCGCGCGCGCGTCCGAGACGCTTGTGTCACAACGCAACCTTGCCGACTCTGGCCGCCGCAATGCGGAAGTTGTCCGCGCGATGGGCCTTTCCGGGCGGCTTGCCCGCCGTTGGGGTGAGGTCAATCACGCATATCTCGCGCACCAGGAACGCCTTTCCGACATCGTCGGCGCCACCGGTTCAACGTCGAGGGCGCTGCGGATGGCCTTGCAGTCCTGCGTCCTGGGACTTGGTGCCTATCTCGTGATCGGAGGTGAAGCGTCGCCCGGCGTGATCATAGCATCATCCATATTGCTGGGCCGCTCGTTGGCCCCGGTTGACGCGGCGATGGCAAACTGGAGAGGGTTTGTGGCGTTCCGTCAGAGCTATTCCCAGCTGGCAAGGGCGCTGACCGCCTTCGGCAGCCATGACGAGCTCATGGAGCTGCCAGCCCCGCAGGCGATGCTTGCGGTCGAGGAACTGACAATAGCCCCGCCAGGCCAGCAAAGACCGACCGTGGCCAATGTCAGTTTCCGCCTGCAGGGGGGCGCGGGAATGGCGATCGTCGGCCCAAGCGGTTCTGGGAAAACGACACTTGTGCGCGCGCTGGTGGGCGTGTGGCAGCCGCTTCGCGGAACGGTAAGGCTGGACGAAGCCTCGCTCGACCAATGGGGTCACGAACAGCTTGGCGCCCATATCGGCTACCTGCCGCAAGATGTTGAACTGTTTGATGGAACGGTTGCCGACAATATTTCGAGATTTGGCGGCAAGGGCGACGCCAAGGGCGTGCTGGCAGCCGCCAGGGCGGCGGGCGTCGACAAGATGATCATGCGATTGCCGAATGGATTTCAAACACGCGTAGGCGAGGGAGGGGCAGCCCTTTCGGCCGGACAAAGACAGCTCGTTGGGCTTGCCAGGGCACTTTATGGCGAGCCGTTTCTTGTCGTCCTCGACGAACCGAATTCAAACCTGGACGTCGATGGCGATGCCGCCCTGGCCGGCGCGATCCTGGCGGTGCGCCAGCGCGGAGGCATAGTCATCGTCGTTGCGCACCGTCCTTCCGCCCTCACCAATATCGACAAGGTGCTCGTAATGTCGAATGGGACGCTTCACTCCTTCGGCTCGCGCGAGGAGGTCCTGGCCAACGTTATCCGGCCCTTCCCCTCGCCTGCTGAACGGCCAGCGTCGGTTGTCCCGATGCAGAAGGGAGTAAGCGGTCATGCGTGA
- a CDS encoding NAD-dependent epimerase/dehydratase family protein, whose translation MSYNGKKVLVTGADGFIGSHLAEALVRNGADVTALALYNSFDSHGWLDDLPDNIRSRLKLVRGDVRDSAFLNRIMRGQAVVFHLAALIAIPYSYAAAQSYVETNILGTVNVLEAARQWETERVVHTSTSEVYGTAQTMPIRETHPLQGQSPYSASKIGADMMAESYARSFDVPVVIMRPFNTYGPRQSERAIVPTIIRQALDPNCPAIMVGDTSPIRDLTFVEDTAAAFLTAGLAGLEFGHAYNAGSQRAVTISDVLDLVLELSGSKKPVHRDESRLRPQNSEVRALLADTSRFESETGWRAQTSLRDGLERTIAWWRARLGEGRVRREKGYMT comes from the coding sequence ATGAGCTACAATGGCAAGAAAGTTCTGGTGACAGGCGCGGATGGATTTATCGGTTCGCATCTCGCCGAAGCGCTTGTGCGCAACGGGGCGGATGTCACGGCCCTGGCGCTCTACAATTCCTTCGACAGCCATGGGTGGCTGGACGATTTGCCGGACAACATCCGCAGCCGGCTGAAGCTCGTCCGCGGTGACGTCCGCGACAGCGCATTCCTGAACCGGATCATGCGTGGCCAGGCCGTTGTGTTTCATCTGGCTGCCCTCATTGCGATTCCATACTCCTATGCGGCCGCCCAGTCTTATGTGGAAACCAACATCCTGGGCACGGTGAACGTGCTCGAAGCGGCGCGTCAATGGGAGACGGAGCGGGTGGTGCATACCTCCACGAGCGAGGTCTACGGAACCGCCCAGACCATGCCCATTCGCGAAACGCATCCGCTGCAGGGACAGTCACCCTATTCGGCATCCAAGATCGGCGCCGACATGATGGCGGAGTCCTACGCCAGGTCGTTTGATGTTCCGGTCGTCATCATGCGGCCCTTCAACACATATGGTCCTCGCCAGAGTGAGCGCGCGATCGTGCCGACCATCATCCGGCAGGCGCTCGACCCGAACTGCCCGGCGATCATGGTCGGTGATACGAGCCCGATCCGTGACCTGACCTTTGTCGAAGACACCGCCGCGGCGTTCCTGACGGCCGGCTTGGCGGGGCTCGAATTCGGCCACGCCTACAATGCCGGCAGCCAACGCGCCGTGACCATCTCCGACGTATTGGACCTCGTCCTCGAATTGAGCGGTTCCAAAAAGCCGGTCCATCGCGACGAAAGCCGTTTGCGGCCGCAAAATTCGGAGGTTCGCGCCCTGCTCGCCGATACCTCGCGCTTTGAAAGCGAGACGGGATGGCGGGCGCAGACCAGTCTGCGCGATGGGCTCGAGCGGACGATCGCATGGTGGCGCGCGCGCCTTGGCGAAGGCCGGGTACGGCGCGAAAAGGGCTATATGACATGA
- a CDS encoding LuxR C-terminal-related transcriptional regulator, producing MYRIVIADDHGLYRRGLRLALTAGIPNAEIFEAACFDAVVNLLEEQASIDLAILDLNMPGLFNQEVLGDVLAAYPGTRFAIVSGDDSRSEILTALSIGLHGYIVKSQKDEEVVLAVSEILSGRIYVPALLSRALAEKPYPTLPPAKNQTRRSLNGANLDKLTPRQQDVLKLMAEGYSNKEIARNLDIAEATTKIHAAAILRELGVRNRTEAAVLLQSWLSRNVN from the coding sequence ATGTATCGGATCGTCATCGCTGACGATCACGGCTTGTATCGGCGCGGCTTGCGGCTGGCACTTACGGCTGGGATTCCGAATGCCGAGATATTCGAGGCTGCGTGTTTCGATGCCGTGGTCAATCTTCTCGAGGAGCAGGCATCCATCGATCTTGCGATCCTCGACCTTAACATGCCCGGACTGTTTAATCAGGAGGTTCTCGGAGACGTTCTGGCGGCCTATCCTGGTACGCGCTTTGCGATCGTTTCCGGGGACGATTCGCGCTCTGAGATACTGACCGCTCTTTCGATCGGACTTCACGGTTACATCGTCAAGTCGCAGAAAGACGAGGAAGTCGTGCTGGCCGTAAGCGAGATCCTCTCCGGCCGGATCTATGTGCCGGCGCTGTTGTCTCGAGCGTTGGCCGAGAAGCCATATCCGACCTTGCCCCCGGCGAAAAATCAAACTCGTCGGAGCTTGAACGGCGCCAATCTCGACAAGCTCACACCGAGACAGCAGGACGTCCTCAAACTGATGGCGGAGGGATATTCGAACAAGGAGATCGCACGCAATCTGGATATTGCCGAGGCGACAACGAAAATCCATGCTGCTGCCATTCTGCGCGAGCTCGGGGTACGAAACCGGACCGAAGCAGCCGTTTTGCTGCAAAGCTGGCTGTCGAGGAATGTCAACTGA
- a CDS encoding nucleotidyltransferase family protein yields the protein MKAVIQCGGMGTRLRPFTSVLPKPLMPIGARPVLELLLKWLRRNGIEEVYITTGYLGHLIRSVCGDGSQWNLKIRYTQEMEPLGTIGPLSLIRDELNDTFIVLNGDVLTDLSLSRFVAAHRMHKDPVTIATACRLIKMDFGVIDEVDNAVQLFREKPTLSHLVSMGIYCMNPDVLRFIPSGIPFGFDDLMLQMMQGGTAVHVYKHDGLWLDIGRVDDFQNAQAIAWEEQSTSIEVAAAAA from the coding sequence ATGAAAGCGGTGATTCAATGTGGCGGAATGGGCACGCGCCTTCGGCCCTTCACGTCGGTCTTGCCGAAGCCCTTGATGCCGATAGGAGCCCGGCCCGTTCTTGAGTTGCTTCTCAAGTGGCTGCGGCGCAACGGCATAGAAGAGGTCTACATCACGACCGGCTATCTCGGGCACCTGATCCGCAGCGTCTGTGGAGATGGATCGCAATGGAATCTGAAGATCAGATACACCCAGGAAATGGAGCCGCTCGGCACCATCGGGCCTCTGTCCCTGATCAGGGATGAACTGAACGATACATTTATCGTGCTCAACGGCGATGTTCTTACCGACCTCAGTCTCAGCCGGTTCGTAGCCGCGCACCGCATGCACAAGGATCCGGTTACGATCGCCACCGCCTGCCGGTTGATCAAGATGGACTTCGGCGTCATCGACGAGGTCGACAACGCCGTTCAGCTCTTCAGGGAAAAACCGACACTTTCCCATCTCGTCAGCATGGGAATTTACTGCATGAACCCGGATGTCCTGCGGTTCATTCCCTCCGGCATCCCATTCGGGTTCGACGATCTGATGCTCCAGATGATGCAGGGCGGCACGGCCGTGCATGTGTACAAGCACGACGGTCTCTGGCTCGACATCGGTCGTGTTGACGACTTCCAGAACGCACAGGCGATTGCCTGGGAAGAGCAGTCGACCTCGATCGAGGTCGCCGCCGCGGCCGCGTGA
- a CDS encoding sugar transferase, translating into MNASDLSLHRRLISSPTHGLVRRSIDLTVAGAAFVILAPLMLLIAVALLLEGGRSVLFVQTRMGAGGQPFRMYKFRKFRVDCSSQGLALTMVGDSRMTTVGRFLAATKLDELPQLWNVLKGEMAIVGPRPESLAFADCFHGGLEAVLRYKPGLLGPTQVLFRHEARLFPQSVDPILFYREVMFPAKARLDLSYYPQRTIGSDIMWMARGFLAVVGWVPSPPIDA; encoded by the coding sequence ATGAATGCATCAGACCTTTCCCTTCACCGGCGTCTCATCTCAAGCCCCACGCATGGCCTCGTGAGACGTTCGATCGATCTCACGGTCGCCGGCGCCGCGTTCGTCATTTTGGCGCCGCTGATGCTGCTGATTGCCGTGGCGCTTCTGCTCGAAGGTGGCCGCTCCGTCTTGTTCGTGCAAACCCGTATGGGCGCCGGCGGCCAACCCTTCCGCATGTACAAATTCCGCAAGTTCAGGGTGGACTGCAGCTCCCAAGGCCTCGCCCTGACCATGGTTGGCGACAGCCGCATGACGACGGTAGGCCGCTTCCTCGCCGCGACCAAACTCGACGAATTGCCGCAGCTATGGAATGTCCTCAAAGGCGAGATGGCGATCGTTGGGCCACGACCCGAGAGCCTGGCTTTCGCAGATTGCTTCCATGGTGGCCTGGAGGCGGTCCTGCGCTACAAACCCGGCCTGCTGGGCCCAACGCAGGTTCTTTTCCGGCACGAGGCGCGTTTGTTTCCCCAATCCGTGGATCCCATCCTTTTCTACCGGGAGGTCATGTTCCCGGCCAAGGCAAGACTCGACCTGTCCTACTATCCGCAGCGCACCATCGGCTCCGACATCATGTGGATGGCGCGCGGCTTCCTGGCGGTTGTCGGCTGGGTTCCATCACCGCCGATCGACGCATGA
- a CDS encoding class I SAM-dependent methyltransferase, translated as MRLNSKRDAKRKWLTNTARMAQPAAYAVDTSSAVRILIAESQPGKSAIWQDLASGQQIHTQGDRASDDYRASHCAPGYGAHYNMTHESGYYGALWDKIERPMILDVLRPMGGANRNCLDFACGTGRITNVAAEVFGEVVGVDVSRSMLACAQVPSNVKLRNIDMTMESLEETFDVVTAFRFFLNAEDQLKREALKAINQQLKNGGRLVCNVHMNATSPIGLVCQLLNWSLGRTVRNTLGETRFKKLLTASGFLVEEVIPYGYLPRPGRLLPGICEALIEPFEKLSRTLRVPGQLAQHFLVIARKH; from the coding sequence GTGAGGCTCAATTCCAAGCGAGATGCGAAGCGGAAATGGTTGACGAACACGGCTCGGATGGCTCAGCCGGCGGCCTATGCTGTCGATACGTCTTCGGCGGTTAGAATTCTCATAGCCGAGTCCCAACCCGGCAAGTCCGCGATTTGGCAGGACCTGGCGTCCGGCCAACAGATCCACACGCAGGGCGACCGAGCGTCGGACGACTACAGGGCCAGTCATTGCGCGCCGGGCTACGGCGCGCACTACAACATGACGCACGAGTCCGGCTATTACGGTGCGCTGTGGGACAAAATCGAAAGGCCCATGATCCTGGACGTTCTTCGCCCCATGGGCGGAGCCAATCGAAATTGTCTCGATTTTGCATGCGGAACAGGTCGCATCACCAACGTCGCGGCTGAGGTTTTCGGCGAGGTGGTCGGCGTCGACGTGTCCAGATCCATGCTTGCCTGCGCGCAAGTTCCGAGCAATGTGAAACTGCGCAACATCGATATGACGATGGAGTCCCTCGAAGAGACCTTTGATGTCGTAACCGCGTTTCGCTTCTTTCTGAACGCCGAGGATCAGCTGAAACGGGAGGCGCTGAAAGCGATAAACCAGCAGCTGAAGAATGGCGGACGGCTCGTGTGCAACGTTCATATGAATGCGACTTCGCCCATCGGCCTGGTTTGCCAACTGCTCAATTGGTCGCTTGGACGCACGGTTCGCAACACGCTAGGCGAAACAAGATTCAAGAAACTCCTGACCGCTTCGGGCTTCCTCGTGGAGGAGGTGATACCTTATGGCTATCTGCCTCGGCCGGGACGCCTCTTGCCGGGGATCTGTGAAGCATTGATCGAGCCCTTCGAGAAGCTATCCAGAACCCTGCGCGTTCCCGGACAACTGGCGCAGCATTTCCTGGTTATCGCGAGGAAGCACTAG
- a CDS encoding HlyD family type I secretion periplasmic adaptor subunit, with protein sequence MFSYVPLGDASRRTEANSAEARDDIRANLILGAAITALLIVGGGLWLGLTKIAGAVIAPATVVVESNIKKVQHLTGGTIGGIFAQDGDHVRAGDVVARLDDTLTRANLQIITEDLDRATVRLARLEAERQGLSEMQLPSGLQIRMGDPELAALVNGERALFESRAAALTGQKAQLQSRSKQLERQIDGLKAQQAAEDQSVVLLDGDLADVQALFSKKLVSKERLSNIRLDATRAHGESGRLAAAVAEAQARISETELQILQLDEQRRSEVTSELRETEAKQTELEERKVVAQDELTKTTIRAPQSGTVQESSIHTIGGVIAPGEVLMMIVPDTDNLVVDALIPPSRIDDIRPGQRVSIRFPAFDAGTTPACQGSVKRISADLIKDQQKQLSYFSARINVENKTTCLTDAKVLKPGMPAEVHISTDERSVWSYLLKPLTDQMSRAFRQ encoded by the coding sequence ATGTTTTCATACGTGCCACTCGGCGATGCGAGCCGAAGGACCGAGGCGAATTCGGCCGAGGCGCGGGATGATATCCGGGCCAACCTGATCCTGGGCGCCGCGATCACGGCCCTGTTGATTGTCGGCGGCGGGCTCTGGCTCGGCTTGACCAAGATCGCCGGCGCGGTGATTGCGCCTGCCACCGTGGTGGTCGAGAGCAACATAAAGAAAGTCCAGCATCTGACCGGCGGCACGATCGGGGGCATCTTCGCGCAAGATGGCGATCATGTCCGGGCTGGCGATGTGGTGGCCAGGCTGGACGACACGCTGACGCGGGCCAACCTGCAGATAATCACTGAGGATCTCGATCGCGCCACCGTTCGACTTGCACGGTTGGAGGCCGAGCGACAAGGCCTGTCGGAGATGCAGCTTCCTTCCGGCCTTCAGATACGGATGGGCGACCCGGAACTGGCCGCACTCGTCAATGGCGAGCGCGCCCTGTTTGAAAGCCGCGCCGCGGCGTTGACGGGGCAGAAGGCACAGTTGCAAAGTCGCTCAAAGCAACTCGAGCGTCAGATCGATGGCCTCAAGGCACAGCAGGCCGCGGAAGACCAATCCGTGGTCTTGCTGGATGGAGATCTTGCCGACGTCCAGGCGCTTTTCTCAAAAAAGTTGGTGTCCAAGGAGCGACTGAGCAACATCAGATTGGATGCCACCCGGGCGCACGGAGAGTCAGGGCGCCTCGCGGCGGCGGTTGCCGAGGCGCAGGCCCGGATCAGCGAGACCGAACTGCAAATTCTTCAGCTCGATGAACAGAGGCGCAGTGAGGTGACCAGCGAACTTCGCGAAACCGAAGCCAAGCAGACCGAACTCGAAGAGCGCAAGGTTGTGGCGCAAGACGAATTGACCAAAACCACCATCCGCGCTCCGCAATCGGGAACGGTGCAGGAATCCTCTATCCACACAATCGGCGGCGTCATCGCTCCCGGCGAAGTGCTCATGATGATTGTCCCCGACACCGACAACCTCGTCGTCGACGCGCTGATTCCGCCGTCGCGCATAGATGATATTCGTCCCGGCCAGCGGGTCTCGATCCGGTTTCCCGCTTTCGACGCCGGCACCACGCCTGCTTGCCAGGGATCGGTCAAGCGCATCTCGGCGGACCTGATCAAGGATCAACAAAAACAGCTTTCGTATTTCTCGGCGCGTATCAATGTCGAGAACAAGACAACCTGCCTGACCGATGCCAAGGTGCTCAAACCAGGTATGCCGGCAGAGGTTCATATAAGCACGGACGAACGCAGCGTCTGGTCTTATCTGCTGAAGCCTCTTACGGATCAGATGTCGAGGGCTTTCCGTCAATGA
- a CDS encoding polysaccharide biosynthesis/export family protein codes for MAFTKRTVLASVAGIFLASMAAAGEVEPYRLSPGDTVEIGIAPIPDRTQRAVVQMDGNIALPEVGMVMVGGLTASELQNRMQTLLPTTIFHVRLPDGREQMVVVKPGDITAIIADYRPIYVTGDVLTPGQQAYRPLMTVRQALAVSGGFSLLRSRAGQTGPDPVDLRRDYETLWGDYTKEYFHAARLRAELQDQADFDKQTPQGSPLSPSVGAAIAQAEEDALKIALSDFQQEQAFLEKGQKDAADQIELLQKREEVESESVKADQDDLAKVTKAFEAGNLTNTRLADVRRALLLSSSGALQTSVELMRARRQQEDYVRQRERNDNQRKVGLLTDLKDTNARLGDVTTRLRAASEKLQPTGASAQPLPIAGETIQAQVTIVRKIGDEWRKISADEDTIVTPGDTVEAKFSSDLQSAAIQ; via the coding sequence ATGGCCTTCACTAAACGAACCGTTCTCGCCTCGGTTGCCGGGATATTCCTGGCATCGATGGCTGCCGCCGGCGAGGTCGAGCCCTATCGCCTGTCACCTGGCGATACGGTCGAGATAGGGATAGCACCAATTCCGGATCGGACGCAGCGAGCCGTGGTCCAGATGGACGGCAACATCGCCCTTCCCGAAGTCGGGATGGTTATGGTCGGAGGGTTGACCGCGTCCGAGTTGCAGAACCGCATGCAGACGCTTCTGCCGACCACGATCTTTCACGTGCGTTTGCCCGATGGACGAGAGCAGATGGTTGTCGTCAAACCAGGCGATATAACGGCCATCATCGCCGACTATCGTCCGATCTACGTGACGGGCGACGTGCTCACGCCGGGGCAGCAGGCCTACCGTCCGCTCATGACAGTGCGGCAGGCGCTCGCCGTCTCCGGCGGCTTCAGCCTCTTGCGGTCACGGGCGGGCCAGACCGGACCAGATCCGGTTGATCTCAGGCGCGATTACGAAACACTTTGGGGAGACTACACCAAAGAGTATTTTCACGCCGCCCGTCTCCGCGCCGAACTTCAGGACCAGGCGGATTTCGACAAGCAGACACCGCAGGGGTCACCTCTGTCGCCCAGCGTCGGGGCAGCGATCGCCCAGGCCGAGGAAGACGCGCTGAAGATTGCGCTGAGCGACTTCCAGCAGGAACAGGCTTTCCTTGAGAAGGGCCAGAAGGACGCGGCCGATCAAATCGAGCTTTTGCAGAAGCGCGAAGAGGTCGAGTCCGAGAGCGTGAAGGCGGATCAGGATGACCTGGCGAAAGTAACCAAGGCGTTCGAGGCAGGCAATCTGACCAACACCCGGCTCGCCGATGTCAGGCGCGCCTTGCTTCTCTCTTCAAGCGGCGCGCTGCAAACCTCGGTCGAGCTCATGAGAGCGCGGCGCCAGCAGGAGGATTATGTCAGGCAGCGCGAACGCAATGACAATCAGAGGAAAGTTGGCTTGCTAACGGATCTGAAGGACACCAATGCGCGGCTGGGGGATGTCACCACCAGACTCCGCGCCGCCAGCGAGAAGTTGCAACCGACCGGAGCATCCGCCCAGCCATTGCCGATTGCCGGTGAAACGATCCAGGCTCAAGTCACTATCGTGCGCAAGATAGGCGACGAGTGGCGCAAAATCTCGGCAGACGAAGATACGATTGTGACGCCGGGGGATACCGTCGAGGCCAAATTCAGCAGTGATCTGCAAAGTGCTGCAATCCAATAG
- a CDS encoding DegT/DnrJ/EryC1/StrS family aminotransferase: MLLVSAPILGVPEKVALSKVIDSGWLTMGERVQAFEQAFADIHGAQDCVAVGSCTAALHLILHALGIGPGDEVLVPSLTFVATANAVLYVGATPVFVDIESADVPLMSLAEAEARCTSRTKAVILVHFAGYLPNREQWQRFARARGLHIIEDAAHAPGLKEVGTFGAAAAFSFYGNKNMTTAEGGAVIARDPDLLDRIRQARGHGMTTGTHQRLNSRTPQYDVTMLGFNYRMDELRAAIGLVQLQNLQEWNEIRRILAVLYRRLIAERCPAVTVPFSEPRTSAHHIMPILLPRYARRQDVIDELRTLGIQTTIHYPPVHQMTFYRERYPDTHLPRTEDFAQRELTIPLHPQITSPVAEAVVAALAAALNSGAQTGTAA; encoded by the coding sequence ATGCTCTTGGTGAGCGCACCAATTCTAGGTGTACCGGAGAAGGTAGCCCTATCGAAGGTGATTGATAGCGGCTGGCTTACCATGGGAGAGCGGGTACAAGCTTTCGAACAGGCCTTCGCCGACATCCATGGCGCGCAGGATTGCGTTGCGGTCGGTTCTTGCACCGCGGCGCTTCATCTCATCCTGCATGCGCTGGGAATCGGCCCGGGCGACGAGGTACTGGTTCCGTCACTGACCTTCGTGGCGACCGCGAATGCCGTGCTGTATGTCGGGGCCACGCCGGTCTTTGTCGATATCGAGTCGGCCGACGTGCCGCTGATGTCACTCGCGGAGGCCGAAGCGCGGTGCACGTCACGCACAAAGGCGGTCATTCTCGTTCACTTCGCGGGCTACCTTCCCAATCGGGAACAATGGCAGCGTTTCGCCCGAGCTAGAGGGCTGCATATCATCGAAGATGCCGCGCACGCTCCCGGCCTGAAGGAAGTGGGGACATTCGGCGCAGCCGCTGCCTTCAGCTTCTATGGCAACAAGAACATGACAACGGCCGAAGGGGGCGCCGTGATTGCGCGCGACCCCGATCTGCTCGACAGGATTCGCCAGGCCCGCGGGCATGGCATGACCACCGGGACACATCAGCGGCTGAACAGTCGTACGCCGCAATATGATGTCACCATGCTCGGGTTCAACTACCGCATGGATGAGCTGCGTGCGGCGATCGGACTGGTTCAGCTGCAGAACCTGCAGGAGTGGAACGAAATCAGGCGCATCCTGGCCGTACTATACCGGCGCCTCATCGCGGAACGCTGCCCTGCCGTGACGGTTCCCTTCAGCGAACCCCGGACGTCGGCTCACCACATCATGCCGATCCTTCTGCCGCGCTATGCAAGGCGGCAGGATGTTATCGACGAACTGCGGACGCTGGGGATACAGACCACGATTCATTATCCGCCGGTGCACCAGATGACGTTCTATCGTGAGCGTTATCCCGACACCCATTTGCCGCGTACAGAGGATTTTGCCCAGCGAGAGCTGACAATTCCACTGCACCCCCAGATCACGTCACCCGTCGCAGAAGCAGTTGTGGCTGCGCTGGCAGCCGCGCTTAACAGCGGCGCTCAGACAGGAACCGCGGCATGA